A region from the Lentisphaera profundi genome encodes:
- a CDS encoding BrnT family toxin has translation MNFEYDKNKSLSNKQKHNIDFVEAQQLWNDPDRLEIPGLTSDEPRYLIIGKIENKIWSAIITYRNNNIRIISVRRSREKEVTYYES, from the coding sequence ATGAACTTTGAATATGATAAAAATAAAAGTCTGAGTAATAAACAAAAACACAACATTGATTTTGTCGAAGCCCAGCAACTATGGAACGATCCAGACAGATTAGAAATCCCAGGATTAACGAGTGATGAACCAAGGTATTTAATAATTGGTAAAATTGAAAATAAAATTTGGTCTGCCATCATAACTTATAGAAATAACAACATAAGAATTATTTCGGTTAGAAGATCTAGAGAAAAAGAGGTTACATATTATGAAAGCTAA
- the brnA gene encoding type II toxin-antitoxin system BrnA family antitoxin: protein MKAKHFDKIFDDDNDDILAHVDLSKAKRPDEVQKRVNVDFPIWMIQSLDKEARRLGTTRQAVIKFWIADKLSS, encoded by the coding sequence ATGAAAGCTAAACATTTTGACAAAATATTTGATGATGACAATGACGATATTTTAGCTCATGTAGATTTATCAAAAGCTAAAAGACCTGATGAAGTTCAGAAGAGAGTTAATGTAGATTTTCCTATTTGGATGATTCAATCATTAGATAAAGAAGCGAGAAGACTAGGTACTACAAGACAAGCAGTTATCAAATTTTGGATTGCTGACAAGTTATCCAGTTAA
- a CDS encoding type II toxin-antitoxin system VapB family antitoxin, producing MRTTLDLPENLIKEAMNLTHAKTKTALIIRAIEDLVRKQKIEGLKDFKGKVDLDIDFNTLRKR from the coding sequence ATGAGAACTACATTAGACTTGCCAGAAAACTTGATTAAAGAAGCCATGAATTTAACTCATGCAAAAACAAAAACTGCCTTGATTATTAGAGCTATTGAAGATTTAGTAAGAAAACAAAAAATTGAAGGATTAAAAGATTTTAAAGGTAAAGTTGATTTAGATATTGATTTCAACACTTTAAGAAAACGCTAA
- a CDS encoding PIN domain-containing protein, with product MRVLVDSSIWISYFRNGHREDVLDFLIEENLIVINDIILAELVPFLKIQNKLKLIRHLESIEKLSLSIDWDDIIKTQTKCLKTGVSGIGILDLIIAQNAIQNTVCVFSEDKHFIRLNEVTKLEIYN from the coding sequence ATGAGAGTTTTAGTCGATTCCTCAATTTGGATTTCATATTTCAGAAATGGCCACAGAGAAGATGTTTTAGATTTTTTAATCGAAGAAAATTTAATTGTAATAAACGATATTATTTTAGCTGAGTTAGTTCCTTTTCTCAAAATACAGAACAAACTAAAGTTAATCAGACATTTGGAGTCTATTGAAAAATTATCACTCTCAATTGATTGGGACGATATAATCAAAACGCAAACTAAATGTCTCAAAACAGGTGTTAGCGGAATTGGTATTCTTGATTTAATTATAGCACAAAATGCCATACAAAATACTGTTTGTGTGTTCTCAGAAGACAAACATTTCATCAGACTAAATGAAGTAACAAAACTTGAGATATATAATTAA
- a CDS encoding type II toxin-antitoxin system ParD family antitoxin — MQMNVSLTPELHEIVQQKVRSGLYSNASEVIRDSIRNLDKDNKKENAWNSLNNLLDEAANSGRSTNSIDDIIKNSIKKNG; from the coding sequence ATGCAAATGAATGTATCATTAACACCTGAATTACATGAAATTGTCCAACAGAAAGTAAGGTCAGGTTTATACTCAAACGCGAGTGAAGTAATCAGAGATTCGATAAGAAACTTAGATAAAGACAATAAAAAAGAAAACGCATGGAATTCGTTAAATAACTTATTAGATGAAGCTGCGAATTCAGGTCGATCAACAAATTCAATTGATGACATTATAAAAAATAGTATTAAAAAGAATGGATAA
- a CDS encoding type II toxin-antitoxin system RelE/ParE family toxin: MDKQFFLTNKAEADLEHIVIYTINEWGEKQVYKYRAQLKSRLEAIVNFPDIGRKHPKLSSDVYYISEGKHYIFYKKVEDGIEVLRFLHHQMDIISNILDEL, translated from the coding sequence ATGGATAAACAATTCTTTTTAACAAATAAAGCCGAGGCTGATTTAGAACACATTGTTATCTACACTATAAATGAGTGGGGAGAAAAACAGGTCTATAAATATCGAGCTCAGTTAAAAAGTAGATTAGAAGCAATTGTCAATTTTCCTGATATCGGAAGAAAACACCCAAAGTTATCTTCTGACGTTTATTATATATCAGAAGGCAAACATTATATCTTCTACAAAAAGGTTGAGGACGGCATAGAGGTCCTAAGGTTTTTACACCACCAAATGGATATAATATCTAACATATTGGATGAGTTATAA
- a CDS encoding prolyl oligopeptidase family serine peptidase produces MKYTRSLYLALLILTCTLTSSLKATPDFDHKIYKSSKGQSLNYRIHLPESMDSTKQYPLVLFFHGAGERGNDNNKQLIHGTKDILAYSKKSNAPVIIVAPQCPSGAQWVNTPWRKLSHTMPIEPSNSMRLMIELLNKSIKELPVDKTRIYVTGLSMGGYGTWDIIQRHPEIFAAAIPICGGGDTALASKLTATPIWAFHGDKDNVVKTIRSKDMINAITDAGGYPKYTEYKGVKHNSWSKTYANKDVLKWLFNQKKIEVKPLQ; encoded by the coding sequence ATGAAATACACCCGTTCACTTTACTTAGCGTTATTAATACTAACGTGCACTCTAACGAGTTCCTTAAAAGCAACTCCTGATTTTGACCATAAGATTTACAAGTCGTCCAAGGGACAGTCTTTAAACTACAGGATACACCTCCCCGAAAGCATGGATTCCACGAAGCAGTATCCGCTCGTGCTATTCTTTCATGGCGCAGGGGAAAGAGGCAATGACAACAACAAACAATTGATCCATGGAACCAAAGATATTCTAGCTTACTCTAAGAAAAGTAATGCGCCCGTAATCATCGTGGCTCCACAGTGCCCTTCCGGAGCACAATGGGTCAACACTCCATGGCGTAAACTCTCCCACACGATGCCGATCGAACCTTCCAATTCAATGAGACTTATGATCGAACTACTTAATAAGTCGATCAAAGAATTACCTGTGGACAAGACGAGAATCTATGTCACTGGACTTTCCATGGGTGGCTACGGCACTTGGGATATAATACAACGTCACCCCGAGATTTTTGCTGCCGCAATTCCCATTTGCGGTGGCGGAGATACGGCACTCGCCTCGAAACTGACAGCTACCCCCATCTGGGCGTTCCATGGTGACAAAGACAATGTAGTAAAAACCATTCGCTCCAAGGACATGATTAATGCCATCACGGATGCCGGTGGTTATCCGAAATATACTGAATATAAAGGAGTGAAGCACAATTCTTGGTCTAAAACCTATGCCAACAAAGATGTCCTAAAGTGGTTATTTAACCAGAAGAAAATTGAAGTGAAACCTTTACAGTAA
- a CDS encoding CopG family transcriptional regulator: MSTLSKRATVYFNPAVHNVLRTKAHVSHRSISEIINEVLIHELSEDAEDLNAFSERANEETISYEDVLAKLDLNV; this comes from the coding sequence ATGTCAACATTATCAAAAAGAGCGACTGTATATTTCAACCCTGCAGTACATAATGTTTTAAGAACAAAAGCACACGTATCTCACAGATCAATTTCTGAGATTATTAACGAAGTTTTAATTCACGAATTATCCGAAGATGCGGAAGACTTAAATGCATTTTCAGAAAGAGCTAATGAAGAAACTATTTCTTATGAGGATGTATTAGCTAAGTTAGATTTAAATGTCTAA
- a CDS encoding type II toxin-antitoxin system RelE family toxin, whose product MSNYKIEFKKSALKEIEKINKTDAKKIMIRIGELASEPRPFNCIKLTNDDKYRVRVGDYRVLYEIIDELLVINVVKIKHRKEVYKQN is encoded by the coding sequence ATGTCTAATTATAAAATCGAATTCAAAAAATCTGCACTCAAAGAAATTGAAAAAATCAACAAAACTGATGCTAAAAAAATAATGATCAGAATTGGTGAATTAGCATCAGAACCTAGACCATTTAATTGTATAAAACTAACTAACGATGACAAGTATCGAGTAAGAGTTGGTGACTATAGAGTTTTATATGAAATAATAGACGAGCTCTTAGTTATAAACGTGGTCAAAATAAAACACCGTAAAGAAGTTTACAAACAAAACTAA
- a CDS encoding LamG-like jellyroll fold domain-containing protein, whose product MNQENKIKTLVSALLDDNISEAQAAELDHLLQSDEQARIIYRRMMAMDLQLQENVELDTVMSDLPSPEEMPEKFRSTRFQLHIFQAAAACLAVALMISFFRSPKEVKGPGIVKTLPIASPKKVLAKIIEVSPGTQWKGRKFKKGDDLSVGNLEFESGSVVLQYKHGAEVKLEGRVHYRLKSLSLAELKYGQLAANVPEAAQGFTIDAPKATIVDLGTEFAMNVNTAGESQVFVYEGEVESSLIGEDGNSLKNIRLYAQEGVQINGELQQMSLLDNASDFIRLEEQAKVVLQVSEDYIKTVKADEPLAYWRFEEGAINEMSNDYTASFKGDLIAEEGALTFAKDSQAYLVVEQALANINEAGYSAEFWINPQEYRNQMALASLVSAEDPVKHLLYTELTGKKGALRHAPFNLRMSSRFPADKGSGTNCFSNSAFVTGEWSHYVFVKDDRSLKIYINGKLANSIKTKLGSDDQAYQFCFGRIDPERSSRYFVGQMDELAIYNYPLNAEQIAKHYQAQ is encoded by the coding sequence ATGAATCAGGAAAATAAAATTAAGACTCTGGTGTCGGCACTTCTTGATGATAATATTAGCGAAGCCCAAGCAGCTGAACTCGATCACTTACTTCAAAGTGATGAGCAAGCACGTATCATTTATCGCCGCATGATGGCTATGGATCTGCAGCTCCAAGAAAATGTAGAATTGGATACTGTCATGTCAGATCTACCCAGTCCTGAAGAGATGCCAGAGAAATTTCGAAGTACTCGCTTTCAACTCCATATATTTCAAGCGGCCGCCGCCTGTCTCGCAGTGGCTTTGATGATAAGTTTTTTTAGATCACCAAAAGAAGTAAAAGGTCCAGGAATAGTAAAAACTCTACCAATTGCGAGCCCCAAAAAGGTTTTAGCCAAAATCATTGAAGTCAGTCCAGGCACGCAATGGAAAGGGAGAAAGTTTAAAAAGGGTGACGATCTTTCTGTAGGGAATTTGGAATTTGAGTCAGGCTCAGTGGTCCTTCAGTATAAGCATGGTGCGGAAGTGAAATTAGAAGGGAGAGTACACTATAGGCTCAAGTCTTTGAGTCTGGCGGAACTCAAATATGGGCAGCTGGCGGCTAACGTTCCAGAAGCAGCTCAGGGCTTCACCATTGACGCACCGAAAGCCACTATTGTGGACTTAGGTACCGAATTTGCCATGAATGTCAATACAGCAGGTGAGAGCCAAGTTTTTGTTTATGAAGGTGAAGTCGAGAGTTCTTTAATCGGCGAGGATGGCAATTCCTTAAAAAATATTCGTTTATATGCTCAAGAGGGGGTGCAGATCAATGGTGAGCTTCAACAGATGTCACTCTTAGATAATGCCTCAGATTTCATTCGCCTTGAAGAGCAAGCAAAGGTAGTTTTACAAGTATCCGAAGATTATATCAAGACAGTGAAAGCGGATGAGCCCTTGGCGTATTGGCGTTTCGAAGAGGGCGCAATCAATGAAATGTCGAATGATTACACGGCGAGTTTTAAGGGTGATTTAATTGCCGAAGAAGGTGCATTAACTTTTGCCAAAGATTCACAAGCATATCTCGTCGTTGAGCAAGCCTTAGCCAATATTAATGAAGCAGGCTATAGCGCAGAGTTTTGGATTAATCCTCAGGAATATCGCAATCAAATGGCTTTGGCATCTTTAGTCTCGGCCGAAGATCCCGTGAAACACCTTTTATATACCGAACTTACGGGAAAAAAGGGGGCATTACGTCACGCTCCCTTTAACCTACGCATGTCGAGTCGCTTTCCCGCTGATAAGGGATCAGGAACCAATTGCTTTTCCAATAGCGCCTTTGTGACAGGCGAGTGGAGTCATTATGTTTTTGTGAAAGATGATCGAAGTCTGAAAATCTACATCAATGGAAAATTGGCCAATTCTATAAAAACAAAGTTAGGCTCAGATGATCAGGCCTATCAGTTTTGTTTTGGTCGCATTGACCCCGAGCGAAGCTCACGTTATTTCGTGGGGCAAATGGATGAACTCGCCATCTACAATTATCCACTGAATGCAGAACAAATTGCGAAGCATTATCAAGCTCAATAA
- a CDS encoding sigma-70 family RNA polymerase sigma factor, with the protein MNSADQEKFVLLLGQVQPDLKRYIYSLSYNKGDAEDIYQECSLALWRKFGTYDNSQPFLNWAFRFAYYEVMKFREKQKRRKLLSDETLKILAEEYQKPLGIIKEQERLLSFCLAKLPEDEKALIDMRYSQKLSVKKINSHFGETGKKIYRAFERIRYKLYNCIDETLEAEGLK; encoded by the coding sequence ATGAATTCAGCTGATCAAGAAAAATTTGTACTGCTACTTGGCCAAGTACAACCTGACCTGAAGCGTTACATTTATTCCTTGTCTTATAATAAAGGAGATGCTGAAGATATTTATCAGGAATGCTCTTTAGCTCTTTGGCGCAAATTTGGAACTTACGATAATTCTCAACCTTTCCTCAATTGGGCCTTTCGTTTCGCCTATTATGAAGTCATGAAATTCAGAGAAAAACAGAAGCGCCGTAAACTGCTTTCGGATGAAACGCTTAAAATTTTAGCGGAAGAATATCAAAAACCTTTGGGGATAATAAAAGAGCAAGAGCGACTTTTGTCCTTTTGTCTTGCGAAATTACCTGAGGATGAAAAAGCCTTAATTGATATGCGTTATTCGCAAAAATTGAGTGTCAAAAAAATTAATAGCCATTTTGGCGAAACGGGAAAAAAGATCTACAGGGCCTTTGAACGCATCCGTTATAAACTTTATAATTGCATTGATGAAACACTGGAAGCAGAGGGGTTAAAATGA
- a CDS encoding AAA family ATPase: MSSVEKKNFEEELEKLNRIKTEVAKVVVGQSELIERLLIAMLSNGHVLIEGVPGLAKTLTISTLSQALNVDFSRIQFTPDLLPGDVIGTQVYNQKTHEFSAHKGPIFANMVLADEINRSPAKVQSALLEAMQEKQVTIGGTTYKLDQPFLVMATQNPIEQEGTYPLPEAQLDRFLFKLCVTYPDFDEEHEVMKRMASNKALEEVKNVLDPDEIIKMREVVDQVFSSEEIEHYIIRLVDATRFPAKYGLDHLNRYISHGVSPRASISLLKSSKVYAMMQGRDFVLPDDVKTMALDVMRHRISISYKAEADEKTTDDIIKELLSSITYNG; this comes from the coding sequence ATGAGCTCAGTTGAAAAGAAAAATTTCGAAGAAGAACTCGAGAAACTCAATCGCATCAAAACTGAAGTGGCAAAAGTTGTTGTCGGTCAAAGCGAACTCATTGAACGCCTGCTTATTGCCATGCTTTCCAATGGGCACGTATTGATTGAGGGTGTTCCCGGTCTTGCAAAAACTTTGACCATCTCAACTTTATCACAAGCCTTAAATGTAGATTTCAGCCGAATTCAGTTCACTCCAGATTTATTGCCTGGCGATGTCATTGGCACACAAGTTTATAATCAAAAAACTCATGAGTTTTCCGCCCACAAGGGACCTATTTTTGCCAATATGGTCTTGGCCGATGAAATCAATCGTTCACCTGCAAAAGTTCAAAGTGCGCTCTTAGAGGCGATGCAAGAGAAACAAGTAACTATTGGCGGTACAACTTATAAACTTGACCAACCCTTCCTCGTTATGGCCACACAAAATCCCATCGAGCAAGAAGGTACCTACCCGCTTCCCGAAGCTCAACTTGACCGTTTCCTCTTCAAACTCTGTGTGACCTACCCTGATTTTGATGAAGAGCACGAAGTCATGAAACGCATGGCCTCTAATAAAGCATTAGAAGAAGTGAAAAATGTGCTCGATCCGGATGAAATCATCAAGATGCGTGAGGTTGTTGACCAAGTTTTCAGTTCCGAAGAAATCGAGCATTATATCATTCGCCTAGTAGATGCAACGCGTTTCCCTGCTAAGTACGGCTTAGACCATCTCAATCGTTATATTTCCCATGGTGTTTCTCCCCGTGCCAGCATCTCTCTGCTCAAATCCTCCAAGGTTTACGCGATGATGCAAGGCCGCGACTTTGTCTTGCCTGATGATGTCAAAACAATGGCACTGGATGTGATGCGTCACCGTATCAGTATTTCTTATAAAGCTGAAGCGGACGAAAAAACTACGGACGACATCATTAAGGAATTACTTTCTTCCATCACTTATAACGGTTAA
- a CDS encoding DUF58 domain-containing protein, whose protein sequence is MTQEELERRVRHIQIHCRQPVSEILAGEYRSAFKGSGIEFEGVRQYEHGDDIRSINWSVTARTGKPHVKQFMEERELSLFFLIDISASAYFASSEERKIDLVAKIFALLAFAAAHNNDNVGLILFSDQIEFVINPRKGKKHVMMLISKILELKPKSNKTNIDQALDYFNRIRPKRCVAFVISDFMDKGFQRSLSDTARFHDLICVDIKDQRELTMPKHGIFHFVDSENGELQTVDCASEKFRSTYVAEHEKQAKDLKTLCHDINADYLNINLNEDFMHKIISFFRARSDRSADAK, encoded by the coding sequence GTGACCCAAGAAGAACTAGAACGTCGCGTTCGGCATATCCAAATCCACTGCCGACAGCCTGTTAGTGAAATACTCGCAGGTGAATATCGTAGTGCCTTCAAGGGATCTGGTATAGAATTTGAGGGTGTCCGGCAATATGAACATGGCGATGATATTCGTTCGATCAATTGGTCGGTAACCGCACGTACTGGCAAGCCCCATGTTAAACAATTCATGGAAGAACGCGAGCTCTCGCTTTTCTTTCTGATCGATATTTCCGCATCCGCCTACTTTGCTTCTAGCGAAGAGCGCAAAATTGATTTAGTCGCAAAGATATTTGCCCTACTCGCTTTTGCCGCAGCTCATAATAATGATAATGTGGGACTGATTCTCTTTAGTGATCAAATTGAATTTGTGATCAATCCTCGCAAGGGAAAAAAGCATGTTATGATGCTCATCTCAAAAATCCTTGAGCTCAAACCCAAATCAAATAAAACGAATATTGATCAAGCACTCGATTACTTCAATCGCATTCGTCCAAAACGCTGTGTTGCCTTTGTGATTTCGGATTTCATGGATAAAGGCTTTCAACGCAGCCTCAGTGATACTGCACGTTTTCATGACCTCATTTGCGTAGATATAAAAGACCAACGTGAACTCACCATGCCAAAGCATGGGATTTTCCATTTTGTCGACTCGGAAAATGGTGAGCTCCAGACTGTTGATTGTGCTTCAGAGAAATTTCGCTCCACTTATGTTGCTGAGCATGAGAAACAAGCAAAAGACTTAAAAACTCTCTGTCATGACATCAATGCCGATTACTTAAACATCAATTTAAATGAAGACTTCATGCACAAAATCATTAGTTTTTTCCGTGCGCGAAGCGATAGGTCTGCAGATGCGAAATAA
- a CDS encoding vWA domain-containing protein, which translates to MTFETPYAFFLLVLIPILALYQWRSRRRHAITFSSIENMSHAKKSWRIHLLFLLPLTLHLALISIIFTLADPLTEVTKQRQDRQGIAIQVLIDVSSSMDINMKYGEERLTRMDVAKVVVEKFIAGDDKELKGRPDDLIGLITFARYADTIAPLSLAHDALVSIVQDVTINNRPNEDGTAYGDATALAAAQLDLLEGDQKIKSKIIILLTDGENNCGNHLPLQAASLAKEWGIKIYTISIQNKPVPERKKTDKGTFFIPPSPSAGDQVLEKMAKATGGVFRLAHDYDSLTEVYKEINKLEKSKLKAVSYTDKSPAFKFFALLCIFFLFIHSLLKSTILRVSP; encoded by the coding sequence ATGACTTTTGAAACTCCCTACGCTTTTTTTCTTTTGGTGCTCATTCCCATATTAGCACTCTACCAATGGCGCAGTCGACGTCGCCATGCGATTACCTTTTCATCTATCGAGAATATGAGCCATGCCAAAAAGTCTTGGCGTATCCACCTACTCTTTTTACTTCCCCTCACTCTTCATCTCGCGTTAATCAGTATTATATTCACGCTAGCCGACCCCTTGACTGAAGTCACTAAGCAACGCCAAGATCGTCAAGGCATTGCGATCCAGGTGCTCATTGATGTCTCCAGTAGTATGGACATTAATATGAAATATGGTGAGGAACGGCTCACACGTATGGATGTCGCCAAAGTCGTGGTGGAGAAATTTATTGCGGGTGATGACAAAGAACTCAAAGGTCGTCCCGATGACCTCATTGGCCTCATTACTTTTGCGCGTTACGCAGATACCATTGCTCCCTTGTCCTTGGCTCATGACGCCTTGGTGAGTATTGTCCAAGACGTGACCATCAATAACCGTCCCAATGAAGATGGTACGGCTTATGGTGATGCAACCGCACTTGCGGCGGCGCAACTGGACTTACTCGAGGGTGATCAAAAGATAAAAAGTAAAATTATCATTTTATTGACTGATGGCGAGAATAATTGTGGTAATCATCTGCCTCTACAAGCGGCTAGCTTAGCTAAAGAATGGGGGATCAAAATTTATACCATTAGTATTCAGAATAAGCCTGTACCCGAACGTAAAAAGACCGATAAAGGAACCTTCTTCATCCCCCCTAGTCCAAGTGCTGGTGATCAAGTTTTAGAAAAAATGGCGAAAGCCACTGGTGGTGTTTTCCGCTTGGCCCACGATTATGATAGCTTAACTGAAGTCTACAAAGAAATTAATAAGTTAGAGAAATCCAAGCTCAAAGCTGTTTCATACACTGATAAGTCACCTGCATTCAAATTCTTCGCCTTGCTTTGCATCTTTTTTCTCTTTATTCATAGCCTACTAAAATCCACTATTTTGCGGGTGTCGCCATGA
- a CDS encoding VWA domain-containing protein — protein sequence MNSLFALQFIAPKMAILFPVLALLIYLMIHQRKNNKKDLLAFSQLKVSSNKAQSKAFLLCFTVTCLIIALMRPSWGTESKLLRKDGRSVVFVLDISNSMRAEDVYPNRLDKAKNLIAECITSLDEHRVGLVVFAGSASIKCPLTLDYDFFLKMLDSVNYDSVAHGGTRIEDALMKTCDKLFSGDSQQYKDIILISDGGDQGELLDKAIEAVNEKQARLMLIGMGDEKNGAPIPALEGEGYMLHQGREVLTKLESSTMLYISEQCKDAVYLPLGTKQMNLARIYRQISEQQLTQELSKNAIEVPVERFKVFLYLAFISFMLLLFTPHFKIGKTSMIALVFFCSFTSLQAQKLTAEDLKGMDEDMKELIMAQEQEELVETPEILDLLAKLEAQPDSIDLNRDLAKEYIKEEAYLQSFSYYRKAITLVNKPYAVCLLTFNLANAHIKEAQAEADFYTAKSYLKDAIRLYRKIILSEPSLKKAAYNLEITKVYLLTREKQQEEAEERQAALEAEVNAIKELLVKAIADETLLKLATEERLEKEADLSQQDKDQQLIQEQIAAIDEKFSQVEKDFFSGEEQGTFPFAESQHLTQGAHQKGLDLIEQLKLNDLKSPATSQSVIVDLSKALELLNQDQNQQQQDSDGESEEGEEGDEYEESDEEGEEGDDEAMPDSSKVDLGRQELPPPAKNPQDIIKMEQELQKIREANKKPAKRSKVDKDW from the coding sequence ATGAACTCACTTTTTGCCCTACAATTCATCGCGCCTAAAATGGCCATCCTTTTCCCTGTTTTAGCCTTGCTGATCTACCTTATGATTCATCAGCGCAAAAATAACAAAAAGGATTTATTAGCTTTTTCTCAACTGAAAGTGAGTAGCAATAAAGCTCAGAGCAAAGCGTTTTTACTGTGTTTCACCGTGACTTGCCTCATTATTGCCCTGATGCGACCCTCTTGGGGAACAGAATCTAAACTCTTGCGCAAAGATGGACGTTCAGTCGTATTCGTCCTCGATATCTCCAATAGTATGCGCGCGGAAGACGTTTATCCTAACCGTTTAGACAAAGCCAAAAACCTGATTGCCGAATGTATTACTTCTTTAGATGAGCACCGAGTTGGTCTCGTTGTTTTTGCGGGATCCGCAAGTATCAAATGTCCGCTGACACTTGATTATGACTTCTTCCTGAAAATGCTCGATAGCGTCAATTATGATAGTGTCGCCCATGGCGGGACTCGCATTGAAGATGCCTTAATGAAGACCTGTGATAAGCTCTTTAGTGGTGACTCACAACAGTATAAGGACATCATTCTCATTTCAGATGGGGGTGACCAAGGCGAGCTCCTAGATAAAGCTATCGAAGCCGTTAATGAAAAACAAGCCCGATTGATGCTCATCGGCATGGGCGATGAGAAAAATGGTGCGCCCATTCCCGCTCTTGAAGGCGAAGGCTACATGCTTCATCAGGGACGTGAAGTTTTAACGAAACTCGAGAGTAGCACCATGCTCTACATTAGCGAACAATGCAAAGACGCGGTATACCTCCCTCTAGGCACCAAGCAAATGAACCTAGCTCGTATTTATCGCCAAATCAGTGAACAACAACTAACGCAAGAACTATCTAAAAATGCCATCGAAGTTCCCGTTGAGCGCTTTAAAGTCTTCCTTTACTTAGCTTTTATCTCTTTCATGCTCTTGCTCTTCACTCCCCATTTTAAAATCGGCAAGACCAGTATGATTGCTCTCGTCTTTTTCTGTAGTTTTACTTCTCTACAAGCCCAAAAACTTACGGCAGAGGATTTAAAGGGCATGGATGAAGATATGAAAGAACTCATCATGGCCCAAGAGCAAGAAGAATTGGTAGAGACACCTGAAATCCTTGACCTTTTAGCCAAGCTTGAAGCGCAGCCTGATTCAATAGACCTCAATCGCGACCTTGCCAAAGAATACATAAAGGAAGAAGCTTACCTGCAATCGTTTAGCTATTACCGCAAAGCCATTACACTCGTAAACAAGCCCTATGCTGTCTGCCTGCTTACTTTTAATTTAGCGAATGCTCATATTAAAGAGGCTCAAGCAGAAGCCGATTTTTATACCGCCAAGAGCTACCTCAAGGATGCGATTAGGCTCTACCGAAAAATCATTTTAAGTGAACCTAGCCTAAAGAAAGCCGCTTATAATCTAGAAATCACTAAAGTGTATCTACTCACCAGAGAAAAGCAGCAAGAAGAAGCCGAAGAACGACAAGCCGCACTGGAAGCCGAAGTCAATGCTATTAAAGAACTTCTTGTCAAAGCTATTGCAGATGAAACGCTCTTAAAGTTGGCTACTGAAGAACGACTCGAGAAAGAAGCTGACTTAAGTCAGCAAGATAAAGATCAGCAGCTCATTCAAGAACAGATCGCTGCCATAGATGAAAAGTTTAGCCAAGTTGAAAAAGACTTTTTTAGCGGAGAAGAGCAAGGAACTTTCCCCTTTGCTGAATCACAGCATCTCACTCAAGGAGCGCATCAGAAAGGTTTAGATCTGATTGAACAACTCAAGCTTAATGATCTAAAGAGTCCCGCTACAAGTCAAAGTGTCATTGTTGACCTCAGTAAAGCCCTCGAGCTCTTAAATCAAGATCAAAATCAACAACAGCAGGATTCTGATGGTGAATCAGAAGAAGGCGAAGAAGGTGACGAGTACGAAGAGAGTGACGAAGAAGGTGAAGAAGGCGATGATGAAGCCATGCCCGACAGCTCTAAAGTAGACCTCGGACGCCAGGAACTTCCCCCTCCGGCAAAGAATCCTCAAGATATTATTAAAATGGAACAAGAACTTCAAAAAATTCGCGAGGCCAATAAAAAACCGGCCAAACGCTCCAAAGTTGACAAGGACTGGTAA